CATCGCCGCGCTGGAGCAGGGCGAGGCCGCCCGCATCGCCAACCCGCCCCAGGCCCGGCCCGACTGGGACTGAGCCTCCTTCCGTGCCAGTGGCCCCGGGCTGCGGTACACTGCCCGCACCATGAAACTCATCTCCCGGATGGCCCTCACGGGGTTCCTGAGCCTTTCGCTGCTGGCCGCCTGCGGTCAGGAGACCCCAGCGGCGACCCTGAGCGCCCCAACCCTGGGTGCGCAGGGCGGCAGCGGCAAGCCCCCCACCGGGCAGACCACGGCGGCGGCCCGGGTGTTTCTGACCAACCCCGTGCAGTCCACCGGAAACCAGAACCTGACCGACAACAAGGACGCGGCCTCGGCGGTGCCGGCCAGCGCCTACTACGCCGTGACCCTCACCCACCTGGACGGCAGCGGGTATCTCAGTGGGCAATACGCCCGGGTGGTGAGCGAAACCGGCACGCCCGTGTACGGCGCCGGGCCCTTCAACTTCACGCGCGATCAGGACCAGTTCGAGCAGGTGATGGCCTACTTCTGGGTCACGGAAGCGCAGAAATACCTGCAGTCCCTGGGCTTCGGGCGCACCCTGCCGGCGGTGAACAGCGACCAGCAGCAGCTGAAGGTGGGTCAGTACGGCCTCGACAACTCGTACCAGAACGACCAGCCCGACATCATCCGGCTGGGCAAGGGTGGCGTGGACGACGCCGAGGACGGCGAGGTGATCGTCCACGAGTACGGCCATGCGGTGCACGCCGCGCAGGTGCCCGGCTTTGGCGCCAGCCTGGAAGCCGGCTCGATTGGCGAGGCTTTTGGGGACTATCTGGCCCTCACCGTGGGCGAGGCGGTGGCCAAAGCCTACGGCGCGCCCATCCGCACGCCCCTGCCCTGCCTGATGGACTGGGACAGCGTGTCGTACACGACCACCACGCCGCACTGCATTCGCCGCGCCGACACCAACAAGCACTACCCCGAGGACGTGCGCGGCGAGGTGCACGCCGACGGCGAGATCTGGTCGCGCGCCCTGTGGGACATCCGCCAGGGGCTGGGGGCCTACGTGGCCGACCGCATCATCATCAATGCCCAGTTCCGCTTCCGGCCCGACACCAGCTTCGCCGCCGCCGCCCAGGCCACGGTGGACACCGCGCAGGCCATGTACGGCCAGACGCAGGCGGGCGTGGTCCGCGCCGCCTTCGCCGCGCGCGGCATTCTGCGCTGAGGGCCCCACTCAGGCTGGAACAGGTCTCTGCAGGCGCTCCAGAGCGGCGGCCAGCTTTACCCCAGGGCTCAATCACGCCGGCGCAGTCTCGCCCGCACCGAGGGCTCTGGGGACCGTTGATCCTGTCCCAGTGACGTTGGGGGCCTCAGCAGAAGGGTGGGTCTTTACCCCCTTTCTGCTGGGTTCCGCGCTCAGAGCGGGAACTAGTAAGACCTGAAGGGTTCACCTTCAGGTCTTGTGGTTCGAGCGGAACGGAAGACCGCCGTCAGGCCTCCACCAGCGGCGGCAGCGGAAAGGCGTGGACAAAGGCGTCTGCCAGGGCGCGGTCCCCCTGAAGCCGGACTGTGCCCGCTGCCTCTGCCGCTGCCAGCGGCTGCCCGCCAAAAATCACCGCCCCCAGCGCGCCCACCTCGCCGCTGAGGGTGAGGGTGGCCGCCGGGTCCAGGCCCGGGGTGACCTCGGCGTGGGGGCCGTTCAGGCGCACGGTGTAGGTCTCGGGGCCCAGATTCAGGCCAATGACGCCGCGCAGGGCGCCGGCATTCATGGTTTTCAGGGCCGTCAGCAGCGTGGCGGTGGTGATGGGTGCCTGGGCTGGGCGGCGCGGCGAGCGGGCGCCCCAGCGGCCCAGGGCCTGCAGCACCGGTTCCAGTTCGCGGCCCCAGTCGGTCAGGGCGTACACCCGCGTGCTGGCAGGGGGCGGCCACTGCTCGCGCCGCACCACACCTACGGCCTCCAGGTCGGTCAGGCGCTGGGTCAGCACTGTGGGGCTGATCCCGCACAGGCTGGTCTGCAGATCAATGAAGCGGCGCGGGCCGGGCAGCAACTCGCGCACCACCAGCAGCGCCCAGCGTTCCCCGATCAGGTCCAGGGCGTGAGCCGCCGCACAGCCGTCGTTGTAGACGCGCTTTCCAGGCATCGAGCCCTCAGTGTACCCGGTCTACTCCAGAAAATGGAGTCGGCACTTGCAATTTAGGAGTGTTCTGTTTTAAGCTAAACGAGCTAAAGGAAGTTCGGGCACATTTGTTCTCTGTCGCGTGGTCGCGTGACGGCTGGCTGCTGCTGTCCCAAACGTCCAAAGGAGCCTTGTATGCCCCAGCTTCAGCCCTACCTCGGTTTTAACGGTGCCTGTCAGGAGGCGATGGCCTTTTACCAGCAGTGCCTGGGCGGCACCCTCGACCTGATGCTGGCGGGCGAGTCCCCCGTGGCCGCGCAGATGCCCCCAGAGCTGCACGGGCATGTGCTGCACGGCCGTCTGGTGTCGGGCGACCTGACCCTGCTGGCCTCGGACATGACCCAGGACACGGCGCGCAGCCAGTCGGTTTCCCTGATGCTGCAGTGCGCCAGTGCCGAAGAGGCT
This region of Deinococcus multiflagellatus genomic DNA includes:
- a CDS encoding M36 family metallopeptidase is translated as MKLISRMALTGFLSLSLLAACGQETPAATLSAPTLGAQGGSGKPPTGQTTAAARVFLTNPVQSTGNQNLTDNKDAASAVPASAYYAVTLTHLDGSGYLSGQYARVVSETGTPVYGAGPFNFTRDQDQFEQVMAYFWVTEAQKYLQSLGFGRTLPAVNSDQQQLKVGQYGLDNSYQNDQPDIIRLGKGGVDDAEDGEVIVHEYGHAVHAAQVPGFGASLEAGSIGEAFGDYLALTVGEAVAKAYGAPIRTPLPCLMDWDSVSYTTTTPHCIRRADTNKHYPEDVRGEVHADGEIWSRALWDIRQGLGAYVADRIIINAQFRFRPDTSFAAAAQATVDTAQAMYGQTQAGVVRAAFAARGILR
- a CDS encoding winged helix-turn-helix transcriptional regulator; amino-acid sequence: MPGKRVYNDGCAAAHALDLIGERWALLVVRELLPGPRRFIDLQTSLCGISPTVLTQRLTDLEAVGVVRREQWPPPASTRVYALTDWGRELEPVLQALGRWGARSPRRPAQAPITTATLLTALKTMNAGALRGVIGLNLGPETYTVRLNGPHAEVTPGLDPAATLTLSGEVGALGAVIFGGQPLAAAEAAGTVRLQGDRALADAFVHAFPLPPLVEA
- a CDS encoding VOC family protein codes for the protein MPQLQPYLGFNGACQEAMAFYQQCLGGTLDLMLAGESPVAAQMPPELHGHVLHGRLVSGDLTLLASDMTQDTARSQSVSLMLQCASAEEAHATFDRLAEGGTVTHPLGPSFWGSTFGHLTDRYGIHWLLNAEPAPAG